Proteins encoded by one window of Fusarium graminearum PH-1 chromosome 1, whole genome shotgun sequence:
- a CDS encoding alpha-1,3-mannosyltransferase alg-2 — MAPDAKDKGSIVFFHPDLGIGGAERLVVDAAVGLQERGHRVVIFTNHCDPKHCFDECRDGTLDVRVRGHWLIPMSILSRLTILCAILRHVHLLIHIALTGELQDLNPRAFIVDQLSAGLPLMRYIAPDSPILFYCHFPDLLLAQGRESALKRLYRRPFDWLEEWTMGFASAVAVNSGFTKGVVNQTWPNLKKRTDTKVVYPCVDTGVKEKEDAGNDGDIPFKGEKIILSINRFERKKDIGLAIKAFAAIPEAERKGCRLILAGGYDPRVSENVQYHAELEALASSHGLEHLTTKTLITALSAPTSVPVLFLLSIPNSLKATLLRSARVLLYTPKNEHFGIVPLEAMLARTPVLAANSGGPVETIVDGETGWLRSPDDVDEWAKVVRLALELGDDQIKSMGDRSEARVKDMFGRAQMASRFNEILDDIVEKKASSSVRTVVNVAAVFGLGLLGLVASALIARMGKQAEPSEFSV, encoded by the exons ATGGCTCCAGACGCCAAAGATAAAGGCTCAatcgtcttcttccaccCCGATCTCGGTATCGGTGGTGCAGAGCGTCTTGTAGTAGACGCTGCTGTCGGTCTTCAGGAGCGAGGTCATCGCGTGGTGATATTTACGAATCACTGCGATCCTAAGCATTGCTTTGATGAATGTCGTGATG GAACTCTCGATGTCCGTGTTCGTGGTCACTGGCTCATCCCCATGTCCATCCTCTCCCGCCTCACAATCCTCTGCGCCATCCTCCGTCATGTCCACCTCCTCATCCACATAGCTCTCACCGGCGAGCTACAAGACCTAAACCCGCGCGCTTTTATCGTCGACCAACTCTCCGCCGGCCTTCCTCTCATGCGCTACATCGCCCCCGACAGCCCAATCCTCTTCTACTGCCATTTCCccgaccttcttcttgcgcaGGGTCGCGAATCTGCCCTGAAGCGCCTGTATCGTCGCCCGTTCGATTGGCTTGAAGAATGGACTATGGGCTTCGCGAGCGCTGTGGCAGTAAACTCGGGTTTCACAAAGGGTGTTGTGAACCAGACGTGGCCCAATCTCAAGAAGCGCACCGACACCAAAGTGGTGTATCCTTGTGTCGACACTGGggtcaaggaaaaggaagatgctGGTAATGATGGGGACATTCCTttcaagggcgagaagatcatcttgagcatcaaCCGTTttgagaggaagaaggatattGGACTTGCGATCAAGGCTTTCGCTGCTATTCCTGAAGCTGAGCGCAAGGGCTGCCGTCTCATTTTAGCAG GCGGATATGATCCTCGAGTTTCTGAAAACGTCCAATACCATGCCGAACTGGAAGCCCTCGCCTCCTCCCACGGTCTCGAGCacctcaccaccaagactCTCATCACCGCTCTGTCCGCGCCCACATCCGTCCccgtcctcttcctcctctcgATCCCCAACTCTCTCAAAGCTACACTTCTTCGTTCCGCGCGTGTTCTTCTCTACACGCCCAAAAACGAGCATTTCGGCATCGTTCCTCTCGAAGCTATGCTCGCACGGACACCTGTTCTGGCCGCCAACTCAGGCGGTCCTGTCGAGACGATCGTGGACGGTGAAACAGGATGGTTGCGATCTCCAGACGATGTAGATGAGTGGGCCAAGGTCGTGCGTCTTGCGCTggaacttggtgatgatcAGATCAAGTCTATGGGAGATAGAAGCGAAGCAAGAGTCAAGGATATGTTTGGACGGGCGCAGATGGCCAGCCGATTCAACGAAATTTTGGATGACATTGTTGAAAAGAAGGCTTCATCCTCCGTGCGCACTGTTGTCAATGTCGCAGCGGTCTTTGGTTTGGGTCTTTTGGGTTTGGTAGCTTCAGCACTTATTGCTCGTATGGGAAAGCAAGCTGAGCCATCGGAATTTTCAGTTTAA